One Campylobacter concisus genomic window, TAATAGACGTCTTTTTTAACGTTGTGGCAAGATATTTTTTCTCTTATGGAAATGTTGCATTTCAGGAGCTTGAGTGGCATTTTTTTGCTGTAATATTTTTGCTTGGCATGAGCTATGCATTAAAAGAGGATGCGCACGTTAGAGTTGATATCTTTTATGCTAAATTTTCACCAAAAAATAAAGCTCTTGTAAATATGATAGGAACTGTTATTTTTGTAATTCCATTTGCACTTTTAGTTTCAAATTTATCATTTGAATTCGTGAGTGATGCTTATACTTCAGCTGAAGCTAGTGCGGATCCAGGCGGTCTTACTCACAGATGGATCATAAAAGCACTTATTCCTTTTTCTTTTTATCTACTTGTATTTTTTGCGATTGGCTTTTTTATAAGAAATTTTAATCTTTACAAAAAAGCTAAAAAGGGGGAATAATGGCTGGCTTGATAATGTTTATAGCTGCACTTTTGATGCTAGGTATTGGCTTTCCAGTAGCCTTTACCTTTGGTGCGGTTTCGATGATATTTGGCATGATTGGCAGTATTGTTGAGAGCATTGGAGACGGAGACGGACTACTTGGAAGTATTGAAGTTTTCAAAGATATGTTTA contains:
- a CDS encoding TRAP transporter small permease subunit, translating into MQKVEKFFDKVGDIVGYICMFIMALMIIDVFFNVVARYFFSYGNVAFQELEWHFFAVIFLLGMSYALKEDAHVRVDIFYAKFSPKNKALVNMIGTVIFVIPFALLVSNLSFEFVSDAYTSAEASADPGGLTHRWIIKALIPFSFYLLVFFAIGFFIRNFNLYKKAKKGE